The following coding sequences are from one Triticum dicoccoides isolate Atlit2015 ecotype Zavitan chromosome 4A, WEW_v2.0, whole genome shotgun sequence window:
- the LOC119284549 gene encoding germin-like protein 3-1, with the protein MSATTNHATLIARAIVSLAMIFFFSAVCNSDPDLLFDHCVADTAAAAAFHFNGLPCIDPATARADHFATSALSEPTDPSATLFGFNATVTSPAASLPGANAQGLAMARIDLAPGGMAPLHSHPRASEVALVLSGGVLVGFADTSYRLYTQRLRAGEAFVFPRGMVHFMRNEDVSAPAVVLSGLNSQSPGAQLVPLSAFRTEPRLPDEVVKKTFRITGQDVQRIQRSLGGS; encoded by the coding sequence ATGAGCGCCACAACCAACCATGCCACTCTCATCGCTCGAGCCATCGTTTCTCTCGCCATGATCTTCTTCTTCTCCGCCGTCTGCAACTCCGACCCGGACCTCCTCTTCGACCACTGCGTCGCCGACACGGCCGCCGCCGCGGCGTTCCACTTCAACGGCCTGCCGTGCATCGACCCGGCGACGGCGCGCGCCGACCACTTCGCCACCTCGGCGCTCTCCGAGCCCACGGACCCGTCCGCCACGCTCTTCGGCTTCAACGCGACGGTGACCAGCCCGGCCGCGTCCCTCCCCGGCGCGAACGCGCAGGGGCTCGCCATGGCGCGCATCGACCTGGCCCCCGGCGGCATGGCGCCGCTGCACTCCCACCCGCGCGCGTCGGAGGTGGCGCTCGTGCTCTCCGGCGGCGTGCTGGTGGGGTTCGCCGACACGTCGTACCGGCTCTACACGCAGCGGCTGCGCGCCGGCGAGGCGTTCGTGTTCCCGAGGGGCATGGTGCACTTCATGCGCAACGAGGACGTCTCCGCCCCCGCCGTCGTGCTGTCCGGGCTCAACAGCCAGAGCCCCGGCGCGCAGCTCGTGCCCTTGTCGGCGTTCCGGACGGAGCCGCGCCTGCCGGACGAGGTCGTCAAGAAGACGTTCAGGATCACCGGGCAGGACGTGCAGAGGATACAAAGGAGCCTCGGTGGGTCGTAG